The Erythrobacter sp. SDW2 region CAATCCGGGTCAACTCGGCGACGTCGTAGCGGTTGCTAGAGACCGCCAATGTCATGACGGCTTCGGCGTCTTCATCGGCTTTGACCACGCGAACCTGTTCAACGCGGTCAGGTAGCTCGCGAGTCACCCGGCTGACTGCTTCGCGGATATCCGAAGCTGCAGCATCAAGATCAGTCCCGGGAGTGAACTCGATGCGAATTCGGCTGTTGTTCTCCTCGCTCGATGACTGGATCTGGCGGACGCCATTGACCCGCGCTGCTGCATTTTCGAGGATCGAAGTCACCTCGGCATCCATTGTCTCGGGAGCCGCGCCCGGAAGTGTCGCGCTGACGGTAACGATCGGACGATCGACATTCGGCAGCTCGCGCACCTCGACCCCCAGAAGGGCTGCGATGCCGGCAATGACGATAAGCAGGTTCAGGACCAGTATCAGGAGCGGCCGCTTGACCGCGAGCAAGGGCAGGTCCGTCTTCATTGCGCGCCGGAAACCTTGACCTTGGCCTCGCGTGGCGCTGGCGGACGGACCAGTTTCACCGTCTGCCCTTCGCGCACTTTCTGGACACCTTCTACGATCACGAGCGCTTCCGCGCCGAGGTCTGCGTCGAGCAGGGCCAGCCCTTCGCGCCGAGAAGTAATCGTGACCGGCACTCTCACGGCCTTGCCATCGCGAACTGCGAAAACCGAAGAACCTTCACCGCCCCAAACTACTGCGGCTTCGGGAACCGCGGGCCGGCTCACGCCGCTATCGACGAAGCGCACGCTGAAGCTCATGCCCGGCCGGAGGCGGTCGCCTGTGTTGTCGATTACTGTCCGTGCCCGAAAGCTCCGCTGTTCCTGTTCGACCGAACTGTCGATCGCTTCGATCCGGCCCGATATCGCTTGTCCGGGGTCGGAGAACGCGACGACTTCAACGGTTTCTCCCGGGCGGAGGCGGCGGAAGACGGCTTCGGGCGCGTTGAAGTCGACGAAGAGGCGTGCACGCTGGTCAAGTTGGGCGATCAAGGTTTCCGGAGTCACGCGATCGCCGACATCCACCTCGGCCAGGCCGACATTCCCGGCAAAGGGCGCGCGAATGGTCCTTTCCGCAAGGGCGACTGCCGCTTGGTCACGTTCGATCCGGGCGGCGGCCAGCGCAGTTTCGCCTGCTTCGATCTGGCTTTCCGAAAGTGCGCCGGTATCCTCGATCCGGCGGTAACGGGCGAGCAGTTGCTCAGCCTCGCGGACGCGCACTTCTGCAAGCCGCAACGCTAGCCGTTCGCGCCGGGAATCGAGCTCCACAAGCACTTGACCGGCCTTCACGAAACCGCCCTGGCGGAAGCGGACGGCCACGACTTGCCCCGAGACCTCAGGGTAAATCTGTGCTGAGCGTGCTGCACGCGCCGTACCGATTGCTTCGACTACAGTTTCATCGGGCAGGTAGTTTACAGGTTCAGCCACCACGGTGACGCTGCGATCTGGGCGCTGCTCCGCTTCTCCGGAGCAGGCGGCTGTCAGCATCGCAGCCGCGATCAGAAGCAAATTGCGCATGGAGGATAATCTTCGCCAGGCCAGGTGAACAGTTTCGCGAACGGGAGTTCCAGCGAGATGTTCCGCAAGACACGTCCCGACTACATCATGCAACACCAGGACAGAATAGGCGATACGGCATTTCAGGTAAGTTGCAGAATGACATAAGCGGATCCTGGCAGACCGCCGGATCGACATCTGCCCCGAAACTTTGAGGCAACGGCGAAACCGTTCCGGTCCCCGCTTCGCTGCCGTTGGCAGGCGCCAACGGGCCAGCCCCTCGCAGGGCCTTCGCCAGTGATGCTGGACCCTCGGCAAGGTCTGCGTAAAGATCAATGGCGAGATGCACCACCTGTGGCGAGCGGTGGGCCAGGACGGAAGGCGCCTGAGAGCTACATCACGAAGTCGAAGGAGATGAAGGCAAAGCTGCAGTTTGCGAAGGAGCCTCTGAAGCACGAAGGCTTGCCAGAGCCCACGCCTCCACACGATCCGCGCCCCTGCAGCGCATC contains the following coding sequences:
- a CDS encoding efflux RND transporter periplasmic adaptor subunit, with amino-acid sequence MIFTQTLPRVQHHWRRPCEGLARWRLPTAAKRGPERFRRCLKVSGQMSIRRSARIRLCHSATYLKCRIAYSVLVLHDVVGTCLAEHLAGTPVRETVHLAWRRLSSMRNLLLIAAAMLTAACSGEAEQRPDRSVTVVAEPVNYLPDETVVEAIGTARAARSAQIYPEVSGQVVAVRFRQGGFVKAGQVLVELDSRRERLALRLAEVRVREAEQLLARYRRIEDTGALSESQIEAGETALAAARIERDQAAVALAERTIRAPFAGNVGLAEVDVGDRVTPETLIAQLDQRARLFVDFNAPEAVFRRLRPGETVEVVAFSDPGQAISGRIEAIDSSVEQEQRSFRARTVIDNTGDRLRPGMSFSVRFVDSGVSRPAVPEAAVVWGGEGSSVFAVRDGKAVRVPVTITSRREGLALLDADLGAEALVIVEGVQKVREGQTVKLVRPPAPREAKVKVSGAQ